In Gopherus evgoodei ecotype Sinaloan lineage chromosome 10, rGopEvg1_v1.p, whole genome shotgun sequence, a single window of DNA contains:
- the LOC115659166 gene encoding collagen and calcium-binding EGF domain-containing protein 1-like: MLRLLEAELLFASLLSGPFPPLSGDRQSESCPENKILTMEYSCTGAGGKPATCLRRKCCEGYRFVMGQCILESVDVCANFPCEQQCTDNFGRVLCTCFPGYRFDRERHKTHLHPYCLDIDECVESGGAVCDQLCTNTPGSYRCHCQPGYYIASDGTTCLKSSNGTTVVKSETLMGTRSCSITCEEFTSMKQTVSQLRHKLLLPGLDNESGTTWMRINRKPADPSHHPPVLGPPGLPGPPGDPGATGEKGSPGAVGPPGPPGTPGPRGDMGPMGPYPDFAHIKVGRRGPVGAPGAPGRNGQKGERGHPGPRGPPGPPGSFDFLLLMMADIRSDIIELQEKVFGQRRRMEFEMPSANSRDSEVYEWGSGQEELLRGPRSTHSAT; this comes from the exons CGAATCTTGTCCTGAGAATAAAATCCTGACCATGGAATATTCCTGCACGGGAGCAGGCGGGAAGCCAGCCACATGCTTACG gaGGAAGTGCTGTGAGGGCTATAGGTTTGTGATGGGCCAGTGTATCCTGGAAA GTGTGGACGTGTGTGCCAACTTCCCGTGTGAGCAGCAGTGCACGGACAACTTCGGTCGCGTCCTGTGCACGTGCTTCCCTGGCTATCGCTTTGACAGAGAGCGCCACAAGACTCACCTGCACCCTTACTGCCTGG ACATTGATGAGTGTGTGGAAAGTGGAGGTGCCGTCTGTGACCAGCTGTGTACGAACACCCCGGGCAGCTACCGGTGCCATTGCCAGCCTGGCTATTACATAGCGTCTGACGGGACAACCTGCCTGAAATCCAGCAACG GCACCACGGTGGTCAAGTCGGAGACCCTGATGGGCACCAGGTCCTGCTCCATCACCTGCGAAGAGTTCACCAGTATGAAACAAACGGTCTCCCAGCTGAGACACAAG ctgctgctccctggcttGGATAATGAGAGTGGAACAACCTGGATGAGGATTAACCGAAAACCAGCAGACCCCTCGCATCATCCTCCTGTTCTAGGGCCCCCAGGCCTCCCGGGGCCTCCAG GTGACCCAGGCGCAACAGGGGAGAAAGGGAGTCCAGGGGCAGTGGGACCTCCAGGGCCTCCGGGAACCCCAGGGCCCCGCGGGGACATGGGCCCAATGGGACCGTATCCTGACTTTGCACATATCAAAGTCGGACGGAGGGGACCAGTG GGCGCTCCTGGGGCACCGGGGAGGAATGGCCAGAAG GGTGAACGAGGACACCCCGGTCCCCGAGGGCCACCG GGCCCCCCAGGCTCCTTTGACTTCCTGCTCCTGATGATGGCCGACATCAGGAGTGACATCATTGAACTACAAGAGAAAGTGTTTGGCCAGCGCCGGAGGATGGAGTTTGAGATGCCGTCTGCCAACAGCAGGGACTCTGAGGTGTACGAATGGGGATCCggccaggaggagctgctgcggggACCTAGATCCACGCACTCAGCCACATGA